A genomic stretch from Leishmania infantum JPCM5 genome chromosome 25 includes:
- a CDS encoding putative protein kinase, with amino-acid sequence MVQTLYVDPTLSSAAVTSHSSYYATPVSQGGGNDDEGQAHRLCERAGGPATHASAHSVALTQSSSCTCRSRASSQSNWPTPPPPLPHAAPSSSSSVSSSYSDEDVEDETNEKDPRNYAEDVTKKYPIFTEAYAEKFRRDATPFMRVVEAASAMSRTSSPTGSVSGPPQQEKQFVLYDTYLYERTLGKGTFSKVVLGIAPPSSPALATQISGDVPARVALKVFRDKEEYIEACWDEFTILNSICVDPPSVAPEEVAAAAAAGHRQGTTTSSPYISVRSVVMFTASTCGIKQQYFADQGRFLVPMGYVAHPVHPAIVFPVMGPTLLNVLNTIRQKSKEVTRASRHKRLRTEAQSGKSTCSDGAFSTMPRQFSATAVTVDMGASGDAQQPLPPLTQEQPQQQQQRRRRVYYRGLPLPLLKAVLYQVLTFLQFIHCRGVVHTDLKPENVLFESSKVLSVDVGIYYTHYLRRNSDTVAKRMPSAAETKKRSNDDCKLHSSSLEQRAHRHEQMAFTLSSPPPSSNRSVAAVTGAAAEGEGLKAGPMEAARSAGEGAASMSSTGLSIVPVDVTPSQKGDLTLAHYVRVPMPVMNSVRVVDLGAAQFLSTFRDHSLIPGYAHVPVSYNPIQTSHYRSPEVLLGFGWNTSADIFSLGCMIPELLTGECLFMPNHTMEHLAMMQHVIGTFHDKDGIRSGTATNLRSVFACDMRTFRHYFTLQPNNRDFDLKWPVSKSMVHEQEKQQRFASAASGKTEDDGLEPLEETLPGDIDYVTRMPTLDDILAPLPDLLDLTRRMLCYHPFKRITAEEAMQHPFFRNI; translated from the coding sequence ATGGTGCAGACGCTCTACGTAGACCCCACTCTCAGCAGTGCGGCAGTGACCAGCCACAGTTCCTACTACGCGACACCGGTGTCGCAGGGCGGCGGCAATGACGACGAGGGGCAGGCACACCGGCTGTGCGAGCGTGCCGGTGGCCCGGCGACGCACGCCTCGGCACATTCCGTGGCGCTCACGCAAAGCTCCTCCTGCACATGTCGATCACGTGCGAGCAGCCAGAGCAACTggcccaccccacctccgCCCCTGCCAcatgcggcgccgtcctcgtcgtcgtcggtcTCGTCCTCCTACAGCGACGAGGATGTGGAGGACGAGACGAACGAAAAGGACCCGCGCAACTACGCCGAGGATGTGACGAAGAAGTACCCAATATTCACGGAGGCCTACGCGGAGAAGTTCCGCCGCGACGCGACGCCGTTCATGCGCGTGGTCGAggccgcctcggcgatgTCGCGGACCTCCTCACCGACGGGTAGCGTCAGCGGCCCCCCGCAACAAGAGAAGCAGTTTGTGCTCTACGACACATACCTGTACGAGCGCACGCTCGGCAAAGGGACCTTCTCGAAGGTGGTGCTCGGCATcgcaccgccgtcttcgccggcgctggccaCTCAAATCTCCGGTGACGTCCCGGCGCGGGTGGCGCTGAAGGTGTTCCGCGACAAGGAGGAGTACATCGAGGCGTGCTGGGACGAGTTCACCATCCTCAACTCCATCTGCGTCGACCCACCCTCGGTAGCGCCGGAGGaagtcgcagcggcggcggcggcggggcacCGTCAGGGCACGACGACCTCATCGCCGTACATCTCCGTCCGCTCCGTTGTCATgttcaccgcctccacgtGCGGTATCAAACAGCAGTACTTTGCTGATCAAGGCCGCTTCCTCGTGCCCATGGGGTACGTTGCGCATCCGGTGCACCCGGCCATCGTCTTTCCTGTGATGGGCCCGACACTTCTGAACGTGCTGAACACCATCCGGCAGAAGAGCAAGGAGGTGACACGCGCGTCTCGGCACAAGCGGCTGCGCACTGAGGCGCAGTCGGGGAagagcacctgcagcgacggcgccttctccacgATGCCACGACAGTTTTCTGCAACGGCAGTGACCGTGGACATGGGCGCCAGCGGGGACGCACAGCAGCCATTGCCGCCACTCACACAGgagcaaccgcagcagcagcagcagcggcggcggcgtgtgtACTACCGgggcctccctctcccgctccTCAAGGCGGTGCTGTATCAGGTGCTGACCTTCCTGCAGTTTATccactgccgcggcgtcgtgcaCACAGACCTGAAGCCGGAAAATGTTCTCTTCGAGTCCTCCAAGGTGCTCTCCGTCGACGTCGGCATCTACTATACCCACTACCTCCGCCGCAACAGCGACACCGTTGCCAAACGCatgccctccgccgccgaGACCAAAAAGCGGTCGAATGACGACTGCAAGCTCCACAGCTCCTCCCTCGAGCAGCGGGCACACCGGCATGAGCAGATGGCCTTCAccctctcctcgcctccaCCGTCATCGaaccgcagcgtcgccgccgtcacgggcgcagcggcggagggggaggggctcaAAGCTGGTCCGATGGAAGCGGCGCGTTCGGCGGGCGAAGGGGCGGCGTCGATGTCGTCGACGGGCCTCAGCATCGTGCCCGTCGACGTGACCCCGTCCCAAAAGGGCGACTTGACACTGGCGCACTACGTGAGGGTGCCAATGCCGGTGATGAACAGCGTGCGTGTCGTCGAcctcggcgcagcgcagttTCTCTCCACCTTCCGCGACCACAGCCTTATCCCAGGCTACGCGCACGTTCCGGTCAGCTACAACCCGATCCAGACCTCCCACTATCGCAGCCCTGAGGTACTGCTGGGCTTTGGCTGGAACACCTCGGCGGACATCTTCTCCCTGGGATGCATGATCCCGGAGCTGCTCACAGGCGAGTGTCTGTTCATGCCGAACCACACGATGGAGCACCTGGCCATGATGCAGCACGTCATCGGAACCTTTCACGACAAGGACGGCATCCGCAGCGGGACGGCGACAAACCTGCGCAGTGTCTTCGCATGCGACATGCGCACCTTCCGCCACTATTTCACCCTCCAGCCGAATAACCGAGACTTTGACCTCAAGTGGCCTGTATCGAAAAGCATGGTGCATgagcaggagaagcagcagcgcttcgcGTCAGCGGCAAGCGGCAAGACAGAGGATGATGGACTGGAGCCGCTCGAGGAGACGCTTCCGGGGGACATCGACTACGTGACTCGCATGCCAACTCTTGATGATATCCTCGCCCCGCTGCCAGACCTGCTGGACCTGACGCGGCGCATGCTTTGCTACCACCCATTCAAGCGCATCACAGCAGAGGAGGCCATGCAGCATCCCTTCTTCCGGAACATTTAG